Proteins co-encoded in one Populus trichocarpa isolate Nisqually-1 chromosome 10, P.trichocarpa_v4.1, whole genome shotgun sequence genomic window:
- the LOC7459975 gene encoding peroxisomal membrane protein PMP22, giving the protein MSDVAKEAWRKYLIQLQVNPLRTKALTSGVIAGLGDALAQKISGIKKLQLRRLLLFSLFGFAYGGPFGHYLHKLMSVIFKGKNDSKTVAKMVLFEQLTSSPLNNLLFMLYYGLVIEGIPWVFIKDKIKKDFTSVQVAAWKVGPVVAWVNNQFVPLQLRVIFQCFVGLCWTIFLNLKARSAVIKDS; this is encoded by the exons ATGTCTGATGTCGCCAAAGAAGCAtggagaaaatatttaattcaactCCAAGTTAACCCTCTTAGGACAAag GCATTAACTTCTGGGGTTATAGCTGGGTTAGGGGATGCACTTGCTCAAAAGATTTCTGGTATCAAGAAGCTTCAGTTAAGAAGATTGCTTCTTTTCAGT CTTTTTGGCTTTGCATATGGAGGACCGTTTGGGCATTATCTTCACAAATTGATGAGCGTTATTTTCAAGGGAAAGAATGACAGCAAAACTGTTGCAAAAATG GTTTTGTTCGAACAATTGACTTCCTCTCCTTTGAACAACCTGCTTTTCATGCTGTACTATGGCTTGGTAATTGAGG GAATACCATGGGTTTTTATCAAGGACAAGATTAAGAAAGACTTCACTTCTGTCCAAGTGGCAGCATGGAAG GTCGGGCCTGTGGTTGCTTGGGTGAATAACCAGTTCGTGCCTTTGCAACTCCGAGTTATATTCCAATGCTTTGTTGGTCTGTGCTG GACAATCTTTTTGAATCTCAAAGCACGTTCAGCTGTGATCAAGGACTCATAG